ATAACAAACTGTTTAAGTATGCTAATTTAGTTTTTGAATATAATCAAAAAAAGAACATAACAGGTTTTAAAACTCTTGAAGAAATAATTGAACAAGGAATAAATGATTCCGTTATTTCTTTTGACCAATCTCAATATATTAATATTGATTTTGGAAACAAATATATCGCAGATATAGGGGCTGGTGCTGGTTTTCCATCGCTGCCTTCATTAATTAAAAATAATAACTTTAATTTAACAATTATTGAAGGTATGCAAAGTAGGTGCGACTTTTTAAACTCTGTCAAAAATGAATTGAGTATTGACAAATTACGAATTATAAATTCACGAGCTGAGAAAACTAAAAATTTATCAAACACTTTTGACGTAGTATGCGCCAGAGCTGTGTCTTCTATAAAAAATATGTTCATGTTGTGTCATCATTTACTGAAACCAGGGGGATTATTTTATCTTTTAAAAGGTAGAAATTATCAATCAGAAATCGAGGAATTTTTGAATATTTTTCCTGAGCAAAAAGAAAATATTAAAGTTCATGAATATAAAAACGTTAATAATGAAATGTCATACATAGTATTGATAAGAAAAAACACTAAAACTCCTAGTAATTGGCCTCTTTCATGAAAAATAATTCAAAATTTTTAACAGGAAAAATCCTGTTTTTTTATTAATTTTTTCCTTTTTTCTAAAATTTTTTTATTAATACATATTAAATTTTGGGAGGAAAATGAACAATATTCAAAATATGTATTTTACACAGCATATTAGTTCAGCTGAACGGTATAATGCTGTGAAATCACTCGCTATGTTAGACAAAGCAAATAAAAAAGCACAATTAATGCTTAAGTATTCAAATAAAATCAAAGAAACCAACGAAAATGTTCCTATTTCAAGATTTAAAGAAACATTATCTTTAATGGATAAAACCTCAGCAATGATTATTGAGAAAGAATTTGATGAATATAATACAGATAAACTTTGATACGATAAATACTTTTCAAAAACAACATATTATAAAAATAGAAAAAAAGCAATAGAGGAGTTTTTGTATTTTTACCTTAATTAACTCAAACAATGAGCCACAAATCGTATCAAAAGTAACTATTGACCCTTATCAAATTGTTGCTAAAAAAACTTCAAAAAAATTCCCACA
The genomic region above belongs to Mycoplasmopsis bovigenitalium and contains:
- the rsmG gene encoding 16S rRNA (guanine(527)-N(7))-methyltransferase RsmG — its product is MDNNKLFKYANLVFEYNQKKNITGFKTLEEIIEQGINDSVISFDQSQYINIDFGNKYIADIGAGAGFPSLPSLIKNNNFNLTIIEGMQSRCDFLNSVKNELSIDKLRIINSRAEKTKNLSNTFDVVCARAVSSIKNMFMLCHHLLKPGGLFYLLKGRNYQSEIEEFLNIFPEQKENIKVHEYKNVNNEMSYIVLIRKNTKTPSNWPLSWKIIQNF
- a CDS encoding MG284/MPN403 family protein; its protein translation is MNNIQNMYFTQHISSAERYNAVKSLAMLDKANKKAQLMLKYSNKIKETNENVPISRFKETLSLMDKTSAMIIEKEFDEYNTDKLWYDKYFSKTTYYKNRKKAIEEFLYFYLN